DNA sequence from the Melospiza melodia melodia isolate bMelMel2 chromosome 22, bMelMel2.pri, whole genome shotgun sequence genome:
TGGTAAAATCCTCCTTGCATTCTTTCTTTCTATATTTATTTACCTGGTTCTTTTCAATGTTCTCATACAGATAAGATACTCCACTAGTACATGAAATCAGCATTAGCAATTTCACAAAATCATCTGACTCATTCTCACCATTGTCAGATagttacaaaaataaaagcattatctattctgcaacagttaatgttaTAATGCACAGCACACAATCTTTGTGGTAATATTTTGTGAGAGCCTAaactataatatatttatcaCACTACAATATATAATGTACTCAGGGATTGGGGTATTAACCATAAAAGGCAGACAAATGATACAATAATAAAAGCAGTGATTGCAAAATatattatatcaaaataatttgcaaaagcCAATGATTACACAGTTATTTATAAGTTTTCCATTAGCCTAcgctgtcacagacatattttatgaaaaatccttttgctaggatattttctcctgagaagctgagaggcctcagaaattaaatgtaaacaatgattatttgctgctgtggaatgcaacaggtggatctgtgattggtctcatgtggttgtttttaattaatggcccatcacagtcagctggctcagactctctgagagtcacaagattttattatcattccattcctttctttgctagccttttgatgaaatccttctattcttttagcagagttttaatatataattttcttttaatataatatatataataaaataataaatcagccttctgaaacatggagtcaagattctcatctcttccctcatcctgggactccCGTGAGCACCACCACACCTGCACAATTTCAGCCCAGGTGAGATGTAGAATTTGCATCTTTCTAAAAAGCagctttctttctccttttccatCCAGATCCAGCAGTAAGCAACCATGAATGAGGTGGTGGAGACCCTGAGGAAGATTGAGGAGAAGTACAAgctgttccagcagcagcagttcaCCTTCATCAGAGCCCTGGAGCGCACCCGGGAGGAAGCCCATGACATGATGAGACCTGTGTCATCCATTGTCCAGGTACAAACCCCTCAGCACAAACAGGGACAGCACGGGGCAGGagggctcctggggctgcagaaATGGTTTTCATGGAGGGGAGATGGACAAAAAGTGCCCCAGAAGGTTTGTGTGTGACTGGAGGGGTGGGGAGAGATCACCCCACCTGTGATCTCAGCAGGAATCTCAAGGCTGAGCAGCACTTTGTGTTGTAGCTGAGCACTGGTGAGCAGCCAGAAACACAGGCTGCAGGAAAACAATGAGAGCAAGGCTGCTTCCCCAGGCACACATGGAATCTGTAATCCTCAGCCTGTGGAAAGCAGCATTCCTGGCTCTTCCCCCTGGTATTGGTGCTGCTGTATCTTTCTATAGTGCTTATTAAAAATAATGGCTGTGTTACACAGGGAGGATGATGGATTGAGGGCTGAGAGTCCCACGTGGGCAAGGGCTTTGCTGGGCTGCTAAGTGAATTGTCTGGGAATTTTTATAGCATGCTGTACTAAAAAGTAGAACTTAGACCACCTGGAGacaagggaagaagaaaaatctAAATCAAATCAGAATTGTGGATTTGAGACAGCAGAACTCAAGCCCAAAACCCAGATGGATGCCAAAGGCAGAGTGAAAGCCAGGCTGCTGTCAGGATTAGGGCACACAATGAGCTGGTTGTCCTTTCCCAGGGCTGCCTCTCCCCAACAGCAGAAGGGCTTTGCTCATTGCCTTGAAGAGGATTGTGGCAGACATTGCACTGAGCCATTCCATCCCAGTGAGGTGTTCCCATTCTGCCGTTTTCAGCAGCACGTTTTCCCCCCGTGCAGGTGCAGTGCTACAAGGACAACCATTGCTTCAACGCCACAGACAGGCGCATCCTCAACATGTTCGTGTCCCTGTGCAACGAGCTGCGCTGCCTGAGCCAGAAGATGGAGACGGTGCAcgctggggacagcgtcaccaaCGGCCTTTTGGAGAAGTGCAAATTGCTCCTGAACGACAGCAACGACCTCACTGCCCTTCGAGCCACGTAGGTGcctccccagcccggcccggcccagcccctgggggctGGCACTGCACATTCCCCCCTGGCTTCTGTCCCAGTCCCTTCCTGGCTGTAGGGAGGGCAcaaggtgctgcccagctgcctgtgccagctcctggcaAACACTTCCAGTGTCCCTGCACTCAATGAGTGCTGCTCTGTTTGTCCATCCTCTCTCTGGTCCATGGCGGGACAGGGGAGTGCCCTGAGGCCCCTGCAGTGCTCAGGCAGGTTCctgctcctttctgctgctgctctgcactgagcCAATTTCTGCAgggcagtgtctgtgtgtcctgtccAAGACCCCAGATCTGTGCCAGGGTGGTTTTTGGCAGGACTCTTCAATCCACGTCCAGCTCTCTCTGTGCTTTTGGGGAATGGCTGCCTGTGCACTGCTGCTCTCCCTggggctcccagggctgggactCCTGTGCCAATTGTTTCCCTGTGTCCCACAGGTACCCCCACGGTGTTGTGAACCACCTGAGCCTGGAGGAGGCGCAGCATCGCTATGGAGGGGTGGTGAGCTTGCTGCCCATCGTCCTGGACAGCATGAGGGACTGGGTCACACACTCCAACCTGAAAGTCCTCTATATTGTGAGTCCTGGATGTGCCAGGTGCAAGGAGGAGACACCCACTTCCCAAACAGCACCTGAAGCTCTGACCTCCAATAGTAATGAAAATACTGTAAAATTGCAGGACAAGGATTTCAAGAAATTCCTGGCTGCAAATCAACGtccgcaaaaaaaaaaagctccctgGAGGCCACCAGGCAAACACCCCTATTAAAGGATCAGAGCTCCTGCATCATCTGCTCACCACCTTTAAGCACCTGGCTGATCTAATACACTGCAATGAACTCTTGAGATCCATCCCGAGTCCTTTTTCTGAagagctgccctgcagccagcccagcacaCAAGCATTGCCTCTCCCTTGCTGATGTTtgcactctgctcctcacatccccacagaagcagctgcagctgctccctggggccaGCACTGGGATCAGGGAACTCATCAGGTTCTAATCTCTCACACATGAATCTTGGACAAATCATTTGAAACAGGATTTTacattttctgagccttcttccTGAGGAGTATCCCCTCCCTGCCACAGCCATGGGGTGAAGAAGCTGCCTGTGTGAAGGATGGGATGCAGAGCAGCAAAGGCCTGGCATTACAGATTCATACACATCTTTGACATTTAGACTTGTctctaaagctccctcagccccacagAAACAGTTTGGTTATCTGGACCACAGAATCCCTGTTTACAGCACACTAAGGAGGTTTCCCATACCTGCCTCTGGCTACAGAGTCCATGTTCTTcagctgtgctctgctgcagctcctcacaccACAGAACATCTCTCCTTGCACCTCCTGACTCCTGTCCTGTCAGAGCTAGAGATGTAAGGGAGAGCAGATTTAATTTTGCCCTTAGTTTCTGTGTAGTGACAACAACCAAAGAAAACACCCACGAAACCCCTGTGCTCCTCAGATCCctacaaaatcaaagccatttccagtCCATGTGAGCCATGGGAGTGTGGTGGCAGGATGATGATGCTCAGATGGTTCCTGTTCAAACTGCAGActgagctgcctgtgctgctttCCCTGCTCCAAGGCAAGGTCAGCATCAGGCCAGATGTCCCACCTAAGGGACAAGCTCACCATGGCCCTGGGGCTCAAAATACAAAACATGAGGTCAGCACATCTCAGACCCTACAGCCTTTTCTAAATAAGTGTCCTCCCTGTGTCTGAATGCTCTTGTCCCCTCCAAATTGCCTCCTGCTGGAAGACACTCCTGAATAAACAATTTCCCCTTGCACACCAGGCTCACTTTTCTGTGAGAAAGCTTTTGCCTTAAAATCACCAGGTTTTGGCAACAAGCAGCTAAAAACAGAAGGAAGAATTAATACAGAGGAGGGGGCATAGGAAGGAATGACAGCTCAGATGAAATGGCAAGTATTTCCAGGAGCACTTTTATTCCTCACATAACCCCACCTTGTTTTGcactcctttcctttcccctatCCACTTGCACTGCAATGCACCCACCCAGTCTGGAGCAGAGCCCTATTTTTAGGGAGATTTGATCCAACTGAACTGAACCTTGGTGAACTCAAAATGGTCACAGAGGGTCACAGAGCAACTCCTGGGCACTACTGGGGCCACAGCCAGTGgaatgtcactgtcaccctctctGGCTTCACTTGATATccctggggcagaggcagctTCAGGTTGAAAAATCCAAGTTGTGGCAGCTGCCCTGTTGTGTTCCATGGTGCAGAGAAGTCTCCAGTGACACAGTTGCTGTCTTGGAAAGGTTTTCAGGACAAGCTGCTAAGACTGAATGGTGACAAGTGTTGGGGACACAAGAGATGCTATTCCCAGATCTTGTTTCCAACCTTCTTGGCCCTGTCCTGTGGTTTAAATTTGAACACACAAGCCGTGAGGAGACCAAAATTATTCTCCAGTTTGTGTCTCACTTTCAGCTTCCAGGGATGAGCACAGCACAAATGGTTTGTCATAACAGTCCTACCAAAGCCAGTCCACCACTGCTGCTCCAAATTCCTGTTGTCATTTTGCACTTGACCAAGGTGATACACACAAAAAAGTTCCCAAATTTCAATAATAGGATTCATACATGCAAGAAACAGTTCCCAAATCTTAGTAATAATTTCTAGCCTAGCCCTATACTTTCAGTCAGTGTCAGGCAGCCAAAATTTTAAGACCCAAGCAGAAAAATGAGTGCATAAAACTTGCAGTCTGAGGTTTGATAATGACAAGACCAGCATCTGTTGGAAGACTGCAAAGTTAAGTCTCAGAAAAACATCCAGACAAATTACTTAATTTCCATACAAGTTCTCCTCTTCCAGAGTGGATGGACACTTCAAAAGACAAAAAGATACAGCAAGAATTGTTTTCCTCTACTACAAATCAAGCTGTTTGAAGAATTTACATAAACAGGATGTAAATGCCAAACACAAAAGTGCAATAAAGTTTTACTTTAGCCTCAGTGAGCATAAAATTGCAAGATACACACTGAGAAACCAGGCAGGGCACCAGCCTGACTTTCCTACAGATCTGTCAGTTAGTCCAGAAAATAAATGCTGCTTTTTTGTTCAAAGGCTGAAATAGACACATGGGCTCGTAAGAGATGATAACAGAATCCTGGCATCTGTATGAATTCTCTCTGTGCTCCCCTTGATTCGGCTAAGGGTCAAATCAGCCTTTTGTCAAACTGAGAAACCTGATGTCAAAGGTGGGGAGTGGAAGGGGGGAttggactggatgagctttagaggtcccttccaacccaagcagtTCTATGAGAAACCATTTATTCAGTGTTAATCCATTCTGTACGTTCAATATGTGGTTCCAGCACCGAGAGGGCAGGCCAGAGCTCAGATCCCCAGGAGTGAGGATGAAGggtcaggagctgtgctgggctctgggggcaGCAGAAGGGTCTGTTCCAGGGAGAGCAAACTCAGCATCCCAGAGATGGGATGGGCTTGGCAGGGCCTCTAGCGGCCGCCTCGGAGCAGTGTCCAAACCTCTCACCAGAAACCTTTAAACAGCTCCAacaaccctgctgtccccagtccTGGATCCACAGGGCTTTTTAACCCTGCTCACAGATAtcccctgggacaccccagggcagctctggggctgctgcccccactgccatccccagaGCTGTAATTTCAGAAGAGCCAGCGGCTGTTCCCTGTCACCACCAGCCTGTTCCCCACATCATCAACACCCCGAGGCAGGGGAGGCTTTCCGGGGAGTCCTCAATGCCCCTGGTGGCGCTGCGGCAGCAGTTTGAGCTTTCAGTCAGCTGAGCATCGAGCACAAGGAGCAGAGGCAGCTTCACAGAAACCAGGAATAGTGTCTGGCAGGCAGGAGAgatcagccagcccagagctggagTGAAAAGACCTTCAGGAAAAAGAAGGTTCAGCCAAGTAAAGCCCACGGACACCAAAATCATGAGGACCATAAGTCAAGTATTTGAACAGTCTTGTCTGGAAAGCAAAGCCCATGGGAATGCAAACCAGACTTCCTTTGCAGAGCTCCTGCGCATGAACTGATGAAGCAACTCAACTGCTGTGATTTCCTACTTTGTAACCACTTTTAAAATCCACCATTGTGCCAGCAGCTAAGTAGTTCCAACAAATCAGGATCAATCAGCAAAGATATTTGCATTTCCTGAATTTGAAGTATTTCCTTCCCTAATGTCTCCTTGTGTGATTATCAGCTGTTATGAACTACCAAATGTACTGCTTGGCATTAGTAAGGAAGgcatttaatttttctctttttgtacCCAGTAATACACTTCTGTGGGTAATTTTTATGTCATGATTTTTTTACACTGGCAAGTTCAGCTCTGCCATGCCAATTTTAAGGGATGCCTTATTTTGAACCCATTCTGCATAAGGGCAAGTTAAATTCACTTTgtgctttgttttcattttactaCCCCATGCTGTAGAACTAATCCCAGTGCAGGGGTCCAAACAACTCTGTGTCACTGCTGTTTATGGTATTTTCTATATAAAATTCTCCATAAACATTACTTGGCCACAGCATGTTCACAATGTGCCACTTGCACAACTCAGACCTTTGCCTGTGTTGCTCATATTTAAGAATTATACTTAATCCTTAATTGGAATGCTGAGGCTTGTGTATGGGTTACTAAACTGCTTTGAGCAAtcttttaaatattaatttatttcaagaagaaagaaaaaaaacaacaaaaaacaagcaaacaaataaaaaacaatgAAAGACCAGAACCAGCGAGAAAGTGCCAGTCTGGGAAAAAAGCAAAACTAGAGAACAACCTTACCTCACTAGAATAAAGTGGCCCCAAAATTCCTTGTGGTCTGAGGAAGTGTCCTCATGTATGCCCTGTATGGAAGGGAAAAGCACAGACAAAGCCAACTCCTGACAGCAGCCCCAGCTTTGCAAAcaaggctctgacatttccagcTATTAATTTCTCTAATCACTGTACAGTCCTGGCCTGCAGGAGCAAGGCCATGCAGAAGCTCACCAGCAGATCTGCAGCACTGAACTGTTTGCAGTTCATTTATGGATTATGCTGGCACATTGTTGGTGAGTTTGTTtgtcacagaaggaaaaaaaaggctttggCTCCATGCAGAAAAATGAGCTTCTAATGgtgaatcctgggcaaaggggcaGCAGCACTGACCTGCCCTGGACTGTCCCACCTGGGAAAATGTTTGGACACTGAACTCCCTTCCATGTGTTTGGTCCCAAAAAGGTCTGGCAGGGAATTTAACACAGAGTAGTGCAAAACAATACATTTTATTTGTTCACAGTTAAACACAAGCAACTGCCTTG
Encoded proteins:
- the LOC134428189 gene encoding sperm acrosome-associated protein 9-like isoform X1 — its product is MNEVVETLRKIEEKYKLFQQQQFTFIRALERTREEAHDMMRPVSSIVQVQCYKDNHCFNATDRRILNMFVSLCNELRCLSQKMETVHAGDSVTNGLLEKCKLLLNDSNDLTALRATYPHGVVNHLSLEEAQHRYGGVVSLLPIVLDSMRDWVTHSNLKVLYIVSPGCARCKEETPTSQTAPEALTSNSNENTVKLQDKDFKKFLAANQRPQKKKAPWRPPGKHPY
- the LOC134428189 gene encoding sperm acrosome-associated protein 9-like isoform X2; the protein is MNEVVETLRKIEEKYKLFQQQQFTFIRALERTREEAHDMMRPVSSIVQVQCYKDNHCFNATDRRILNMFVSLCNELRCLSQKMETVHAGDSVTNGLLEKCKLLLNDSNDLTALRATYPHGVVNHLSLEEAQHRYGGVVSLLPIVLDSMRDWVTHSNLKVLYIDKDFKKFLAANQRPQKKKAPWRPPGKHPY